The following are from one region of the Ananas comosus cultivar F153 linkage group 20, ASM154086v1, whole genome shotgun sequence genome:
- the LOC109725739 gene encoding uncharacterized protein LOC109725739 isoform X1 translates to MHQKITSALVYHRKFLLTSPRHFRAAVDHHTEEILDVLPPEWYRAGYARLFRLTQKLRNVELIDGRLMNTCDGSIITDDHIMTQMNAFNSLAKAFFRSPPSRHHSNKNGTACFQKPCKRDSVTINSLTKVCDLLNISAQQRSTVRVTLCPQVTQHHIWRGALEQVLKDLKYEMDSRNIKSPTFQMGAQIVSTCIQFFDGTNDVSASDSPLWMRPAPMKKVEKLQPSRKWEEVVEMFVDLSKCLAKEERLAYHVSKIEAMKEGLYQIKDILTEKDITYKEARRQDCLVQKKLSKSLGHSSKCLFTLLLYYLYGSVRDIEVEVCGPLRGGGDKFSMCVGKTLTWDDERIVLNGVRQLSRALGVLKFVWETARVNAALELHGHLWCLDARERTITYRGHVYNVHGLWL, encoded by the coding sequence atgcatCAGAAGATCACATCAGCACTTGTGTACCACAGAAAATTCCTGTTGACAAGCCCTAGGCATTTCAGGGCTGCAGTTGATCATCATACAGAAGAAATCCTAGATGTACTGCCACCAGAATGGTATAGAGCAGGCTATGCCCGGTTGTTCAGACTGACCCAGAAGTTGAGAAATGTAGAGCTGATTGATGGAAGATTAATGAACACCTGTGATGGTTCAATCATCACAGATGATCATATCATGACCCAAATGAATGCCTTCAATTCACTTGCTAAGGCCTTCTTCAGATCTCCTCCTTCGAGGCATCACTCCAACAAGAATGGTACTGCTTGCTTTCAAAAGCCATGTAAAAGGGACTCGGTGACAATCAACTCTCTTACCAAAGTTTGTGATTTGCTTAACATCTCAGCTCAGCAGAGGAGTACTGTGAGAGTAACATTGTGCCCACAAGTCACACAGCACCATATATGGAGGGGAGCACTTGAGCAGGTACTTAAAGATCTCAAATACGAAATGGATTCTCGCAACATCAAGAGTCCAACATTTCAGATGGGCGCGCAGATTGTTTCCACATGCATCCAGTTTTTTGACGGTACAAACGATGTTTCAGCCTCAGACTCTCCTTTATGGATGCGGCCAGCACCCatgaagaaagtggagaagctGCAGCCATCCCGTAAGTGGGAAGAAGTAGTAGAGATGTTTGTGGACCTCTCCAAGTGCTTAGCCAAAGAGGAGAGGTTGGCATATCATGTATCAAAGATAGAAGCAATGAAGGAAGGATTGTACCAGATTAAGGATATCTTGACTGAGAAAGATATAACTTATAAGGAGGCCCGAAGACAAGACTGTCTAGTGCAGAAGAAGCTGTCCAAGAGCTTGGGCCACTCATCAAAGTGTTTGTTTACTTTGCTTCTTTACTATCTCTATGGGTCTGTCCGGGATATTGAAGTGGAGGTTTGTGGACCATTACGGGGTGGCGGTGATAAGTTTAGTATGTGTGTTGGGAAGACGTTGACTTGGGATGATGAGCGGATTGTGTTGAATGGAGTTAGGCAGCTGAGCAGAGCTCTTGGAGTGCTTAAATTTGTGTGGGAAACAGCACGTGTGAATGCAGCATTGGAGCTACATGGGCATTTGTGGTGTCTGGATGCGAGAGAAAGGACTATTACATACAGAGGACATGTATACAATGTTCATGGTCTATGGCTTTGA
- the LOC109725739 gene encoding uncharacterized protein LOC109725739 isoform X2 — MNTCDGSIITDDHIMTQMNAFNSLAKAFFRSPPSRHHSNKNGTACFQKPCKRDSVTINSLTKVCDLLNISAQQRSTVRVTLCPQVTQHHIWRGALEQVLKDLKYEMDSRNIKSPTFQMGAQIVSTCIQFFDGTNDVSASDSPLWMRPAPMKKVEKLQPSRKWEEVVEMFVDLSKCLAKEERLAYHVSKIEAMKEGLYQIKDILTEKDITYKEARRQDCLVQKKLSKSLGHSSKCLFTLLLYYLYGSVRDIEVEVCGPLRGGGDKFSMCVGKTLTWDDERIVLNGVRQLSRALGVLKFVWETARVNAALELHGHLWCLDARERTITYRGHVYNVHGLWL; from the coding sequence ATGAACACCTGTGATGGTTCAATCATCACAGATGATCATATCATGACCCAAATGAATGCCTTCAATTCACTTGCTAAGGCCTTCTTCAGATCTCCTCCTTCGAGGCATCACTCCAACAAGAATGGTACTGCTTGCTTTCAAAAGCCATGTAAAAGGGACTCGGTGACAATCAACTCTCTTACCAAAGTTTGTGATTTGCTTAACATCTCAGCTCAGCAGAGGAGTACTGTGAGAGTAACATTGTGCCCACAAGTCACACAGCACCATATATGGAGGGGAGCACTTGAGCAGGTACTTAAAGATCTCAAATACGAAATGGATTCTCGCAACATCAAGAGTCCAACATTTCAGATGGGCGCGCAGATTGTTTCCACATGCATCCAGTTTTTTGACGGTACAAACGATGTTTCAGCCTCAGACTCTCCTTTATGGATGCGGCCAGCACCCatgaagaaagtggagaagctGCAGCCATCCCGTAAGTGGGAAGAAGTAGTAGAGATGTTTGTGGACCTCTCCAAGTGCTTAGCCAAAGAGGAGAGGTTGGCATATCATGTATCAAAGATAGAAGCAATGAAGGAAGGATTGTACCAGATTAAGGATATCTTGACTGAGAAAGATATAACTTATAAGGAGGCCCGAAGACAAGACTGTCTAGTGCAGAAGAAGCTGTCCAAGAGCTTGGGCCACTCATCAAAGTGTTTGTTTACTTTGCTTCTTTACTATCTCTATGGGTCTGTCCGGGATATTGAAGTGGAGGTTTGTGGACCATTACGGGGTGGCGGTGATAAGTTTAGTATGTGTGTTGGGAAGACGTTGACTTGGGATGATGAGCGGATTGTGTTGAATGGAGTTAGGCAGCTGAGCAGAGCTCTTGGAGTGCTTAAATTTGTGTGGGAAACAGCACGTGTGAATGCAGCATTGGAGCTACATGGGCATTTGTGGTGTCTGGATGCGAGAGAAAGGACTATTACATACAGAGGACATGTATACAATGTTCATGGTCTATGGCTTTGA
- the LOC109726084 gene encoding pathogenesis-related protein PRMS-like — protein sequence MALSISPYCKLVLAILSVSAAATTLCLNTDTTDNTKPDSIGRASTTNAEFLSTHNAARQQVGVPPLTWNVRLARYAKAYAVQRRGDCQLVHSPGYTYGENIFWGQGHRWTAAEAVGAWVAENQWYHYDNNSCSGPDCSHYTQVVWRTTEQLGCAKITCATGDTFVVCEYYPPGNYIGARPYKKKPVNP from the coding sequence AtggctctctcgatctctcccTACTGCAAGCTAGTTTTAGCTATCCTCTCCGTCtctgccgccgccaccacctTATGCCTTAACACGGACACCACAGACAACACCAAACCGGACAGCATCGGCAGGGCATCAACCACCAACGCAGAATTCCTGTCGACCCACAACGCGGCACGGCAGCAGGTGGGGGTTCCGCCACTAACGTGGAATGTCCGGTTGGCCAGGTACGCCAAGGCGTATGCAGTGCAGCGGCGTGGAGATTGCCAACTGGTGCACTCGCCCGGATACACCTACGGAGAGAACATCTTCTGGGGGCAAGGCCACCGGTGGACCGCGGCAGAGGCGGTGGGCGCGTGGGTGGCAGAGAATCAATGGTACCACTATGACAACAATTCCTGCTCTGGCCCCGACTGCAGCCACTACACCCAAGTTGTTTGGCGGACGACCGAGCAGCTCGGATGCGCCAAGATCACGTGCGCGACAGGCGACACTTTTGTTGTTTGCGAGTACTATCCGCCGGGCAACTACATTGGAGCTCGGCCCTACAAGAAAAAACCCGTCAACCCTTAA